The Myxococcus fulvus genomic interval GCGCCATCGGTCTGTCCGCGGCCTGGTGGTGCTCGAAGGCTGGCAAGAAGGTCCTGCTGTTGGACCAGTTCGACTTCGACAACGCCTTCTTCTCCTCGAAGGGCGAGTCGCGCTTCTTCCGGGTGATGTACTCGGACCCGCACCTGTCCCTGCTCGCGCAGTCCGCCTATCCGCTCTGGCGGGAGCTGGAGTCGGACAGCGGCCTGAACGGCATCCTCAACGACACCTCGCTCCTGTTCTTCGGTCCGCCCAGCGGCGTGGACACGCCCGAGGGGGACTTGAAGGACTCCGAGGCCGTCCTGGAGGAGCAGGGCCTGCCCTTCCAGCGCCTCACCGCGGCGGACTTCCCGGAGCGCTTCCCCGTGCTCCAGGGCCTGAGCGACGACGTGGTGGGCCTGGTGCAACCCCAGGCGGGCGTCATCGCTGCGGACCGGGCGCTCCGCGCGCTCGCCGAGCAGTGCCGCGAGCGGGGCGTGGACATGATTCCCCGCCGGACGGTCAGCCGCATCCAGGACGCGCCTGGCCAGGTCACCGTCACCACCGCGCAGGGGACCTACACCGGCAAGAAGCTCATCCTGGTGCCGTCCGCGTGGACCAACGGCGTGCTCGACAGCCTGAACATCCAGCTCGCGCTCGAAATCTGGAGCATGACGTATGCCTATTTCGAGGTGTCCCCGTCCCAGTACACGTACCCGCTGTGGTTCTACTTCGGCGCGCCGAAGTTCCCCGGGGACGACACCACGACCTACTACGGGCTGCCGCCGCTGTTGACGCCCGGCCGCATCAAGGTGGGCACCGACTTCACCTTCCTGAAGTCGCCCCTGCCGCCCACCTCGCCGCCCCAGGCGGACCCACGCATGGTGGACCTGCTCAACACCTTCATGCGCGAGCACTTCCGGGGGCTGCAATCCCTGGCGGTGGACCCCGTGGGCTGTCTGTATACGATGACGCCCGATTTGAACTTCGTGCTGGATGTCCTCCCTGGGCATCCGGACGTGCTGCTGTTCACCGGTGACACGGGGCAGGCGTTCAAGTTCGCGCCGCTGCTCGGGCGAATCCTGTCGGAGCTCGCGCTCACGGGCGTCACGCGCACCAACATCCAGCCCTTCTCCATCCAGCGGCCCGGAATCCTCCGGCCCCGCTGAGCACTCCACCCCGGCAGCACCCCAGAGGTCGTCATGGCAGATACCGAGAACACCGCCAATGTCTTGATTGTCGTGGACGCGGAGAACCTCTACCTGGACTACCAGGGGAAGTTCAGCACGGACTCCAATCACCCCGTGGACCTGGGAGAGCCCACCCCGTACGTCTACATGTTCATCCGCTACGACGAGATGCTCTCGGGCCAGGCCACGGATGACCTGAACATCGTCGTCAACACCAACAACAACATCCGGTGGCGCATCACCTCGCTGACGGGCAACACGCGCTTCAGCGTCGCGCTCAACGGGTGCGACATCCTGAGAGGGGAGGGCTGCATCACCTCGCCCATCCTCATCGAGCCCACGGTGACGGTGCCCCTGCCGTCGGTGCACGGCAATCAGGTCACGGTGGACTCGAAGCAGACGTACAAGGATGCCTACTTCCAGGCGACGGCGGTGAACCCGACGACGACGCCCCTGGTCTACACCTTCACGTTCGCCCTGGCGAACAACGACGGGAACATCCTGAGCTACTTCTCCTGGGACCCGAAGATCACCATCACCGCCTGACGCGGGCCGCGCGGGTGGATGTCTGGAGTTGTCTCGACTCGAACTGCAAGGAACAGGTGCGTCATGGCTCAGGATGATGGCTTCATCGATGTGCTTACCGTGGTGGATGTGGACAAGGTGCTGAAGGAGTACGGCGCCAACGGCTCGGCGGACGAGCCGGGGGTGGCCATCGCGGACTGTGTGTACATGCTGGTGCGCAAGGACGATGCGGTGGGCATGGAGGCCATCTCCGAGCTGACCGTCGCGGCCAAGACGAGCGACACGCTGCGCTGGCGGATGGCGTCGCTGACGCTCAACACCAGCTACTCGGCGGTGCTCTACAAGATGCGCGTC includes:
- a CDS encoding AidA/PixA family protein, with product MAQDDGFIDVLTVVDVDKVLKEYGANGSADEPGVAIADCVYMLVRKDDAVGMEAISELTVAAKTSDTLRWRMASLTLNTSYSAVLYKMRVSGNAQCISPPQPLVSHIKVPVPEVAGGQVDGYNTQPYVDFFFQSTALQPTAALTDQKVTYQLYVQVTDNLGNKVGTYSWDPYITITT
- a CDS encoding FAD-dependent oxidoreductase, with the translated sequence MDSYDVVVVGAGAIGLSAAWWCSKAGKKVLLLDQFDFDNAFFSSKGESRFFRVMYSDPHLSLLAQSAYPLWRELESDSGLNGILNDTSLLFFGPPSGVDTPEGDLKDSEAVLEEQGLPFQRLTAADFPERFPVLQGLSDDVVGLVQPQAGVIAADRALRALAEQCRERGVDMIPRRTVSRIQDAPGQVTVTTAQGTYTGKKLILVPSAWTNGVLDSLNIQLALEIWSMTYAYFEVSPSQYTYPLWFYFGAPKFPGDDTTTYYGLPPLLTPGRIKVGTDFTFLKSPLPPTSPPQADPRMVDLLNTFMREHFRGLQSLAVDPVGCLYTMTPDLNFVLDVLPGHPDVLLFTGDTGQAFKFAPLLGRILSELALTGVTRTNIQPFSIQRPGILRPR
- a CDS encoding AidA/PixA family protein, with amino-acid sequence MADTENTANVLIVVDAENLYLDYQGKFSTDSNHPVDLGEPTPYVYMFIRYDEMLSGQATDDLNIVVNTNNNIRWRITSLTGNTRFSVALNGCDILRGEGCITSPILIEPTVTVPLPSVHGNQVTVDSKQTYKDAYFQATAVNPTTTPLVYTFTFALANNDGNILSYFSWDPKITITA